Within Vigna unguiculata cultivar IT97K-499-35 chromosome 2, ASM411807v1, whole genome shotgun sequence, the genomic segment aaaaaatatcaaatatatatttcttttttaaaaagatatgtatattattattcaatcaCGACAAGAGCATGTATAATAATCTTTTAAGCTTTTATTTCAGTGTAAGAAAAATGGTTGAAACATCACCGCCTTAGAAATCACTAATCACTAGCTAGGATAACATAATTGAATATATAGAATTATATTACACAAAATCTAATTCATGACGATAAAAAgcaaaactaatataaataagaacTTATTTGTAGTTAGAGAGGGCACAAACAAGTCCATTAGTGTCCTAAAATTTGGTGAACGATTTAAGTCCTGGCAACCTTATTTTACCTAAGCTGCAAAACTAATGGGCCAAAAGAAAAGTGAGGCCGGCTTATTcacttattttttaactaaattttaaaataaaaataaataaaatcatagtaaattaatttaaggacatgtaataatattataacttaaaTCATTAAAACTTACATGTTCCAATTGTAAACTATAATACattaatataacatataaatataataatcattttaatttatctttatatttaattaattaataaaaatataaaaaatatttatattattcaatatatttttaatatttatacaatatatatatatatatatatatatatatatatatattacaaaattaaaaaaaaattaataagtcAGTTCGTCAACCTGCTGACCCATCTTATAATATAATAGGTCAAAATTTTCGATCCATTTTAATATGATGGATCAACCTGACCCATCCATTTTTTATAGATCTACGGATTGAGCTAGTTCGTTTTGCCAACCACTTTTGCAATGAAAACTATAAGTTTAGATGTATACTTTGTTATCCCAACTTTTTGGCATTATTAGAGTCATCTTAATGATCTAATTTGTATAAGTATATCCACTTCTTGAACGACTATCATTTTCATATCCACCACTTCCATAACTCTCATTCCTAGATCTTCCACCAGAACGATTATCATCATCACCTCCATATCCTCCACCAGAACCACCATAACCACTAGCAGAACGACCTTTGTCACCATATCCACTACCAGAATGACCTCCGTCACTAGAAATTCCATCACCTCCATATCCACCACTGGCATGACCTTTTCCACTAGATATTCCATCACCATTATAGCCACCACTAGAGCGACTATCACCACCATAACCACTACTAGAACGACCTCCACCACTGCTTGAAATACCATCACCACTGCTCAAATGACCTCCACCACTAGAAATTCCATCGCCACCATAACCACTGCTTGAACGGCCTCCACCACTTGAAATACCATCATCACTGCTCAAACGACCTCCAGCACTAGAAATTCCATCCCCACCATAACCACCACTAGTAATATTTCCCCCACTAGAAAGTCCATCGCCACCATAACCACTGCTTGAACGACCTCCACCACTAGAAAGTCCATCGCCACCATAACCACTACTTGAACGACCTCCACCACTAGAAATTCCATCGCCACCATAACCACTACTCGAATGACCTCCACCACTAGAAAGTCCATTGCCACCATAACCACTACTTGAACGGCCTCCACCACTAGAAATTCCATCGCCACCATAACCGCCACTAATATGATTTCTCCCCGTAGAAATTCCATCACCACTATACCCACTACCAAAATGACTTCCACCACTTGAAATACCATCACCACCATAACTAGTGCTCGAATGACCTCCACCGCTAGAAATTCCATCACCACCATAACCACTGGTCGAACGACCTCCACCACTTGAAATACCATCATCACTATTCAAATGACCTCCAGCACTAGAAATTCCATCGCCACCATAACCACCACTAGTACGATTTCCACCACTAGTACGATTTCCCCCACTAAAAATTCCATCACCATCGTACCTATTATCGGAACGACCTCCACCACTTGAAATACCATcaccaccataaccaccactAGTATGACCTCCCTTGTGAGAAATTCCATCACCACCGTACCCACTACCGGAATGACCTCCACCACTAGAAATTCCATCCCCACCATATCCACCACCGGAACGACCATCACCACCGTAACCTACACCAGAACGATCTCCACTTGAACGATCTGCATCATCATACGCACTACCAGACTTATAGTCATGGCTACTCGAACGTCCACTTCCTCCATATTCACTTTCTGATTTACCACTTTTCCCATAACCACTGCTAGTGCGGTTATCACTATCAAGCTTGCTACTAGAatgggtggtggtggtgttgttcTTTGTAGTAGTTGAGTCATTATGGTGGAGAAAATCATCAACCTTGTCACCGACTGCATTTGCAATGTTACTAGCAGCATTTGAAAAAGCAGATTGTGTTGCGTTCTTTGCAGAAGATAACAAGTCCATGGGAGAATGTTGTTGGCGTTGTTGTTGATCTTGACCCTTAGAAGAGGAGTTGTAACTGGAATCCATTGTTGCAAGAATGAATGGTTTATTCACTTTGTGATTTGTATTGGTTAGATTGTATGAAGTGAAAGAAGGGTATTTGTAAGAGAAAGGGAAAAGTGTGTCCAAGGAAAGATCTTACAGAAGCTATGGTTGAGGTGATGGAGTTGGATCATGTGGGTTTGCCCTTGTCCACGGCAACTTTGACCTTGTCCACACCAACACTTTTCTATGTTCTCAACGTATTCTTcgatctttctttttttttgcatttttctattcaaaatttctttaataataagcgtgaaagaaaatgaaaaaaaatgtattataaaaacattttttaatatagtaaattaataaataaaaatagataaatatacttgtgtttaaatttattttcttaattttgattCTCGTAAAATAGAAAATACTGGACGTTTTCTGCCAACTTTTTAGTGGTATCACGTGCATATAGGGAAAAGCATCAAAGTGGagcaatttagtttttaaatttataaaaataatgcaaattttaaaaagtttatggACAAGGTGTTAATTTAGTACGATTTTATTGTAAATTCATACTATTCactttattgtaatttttgtttaaattttaattgatattatgCCAGTTTTATGGCTTTAGAATAAAGTGATATAGATTAAAATTGTGTCAACTTGATTCTACTTCtttactatatatattttttttattttaattgaagtCATTAGTTTCATACGACtccaatttaaaaaagttaaaattacgTCAAATTAATACGATctttttacaataaaatcatattaatcaCACGTGACtttcctattttttaaattatgccttttctataattttgaaagcaaaattttatcattttaatgaTTATTTCTCCCGTGCATATAGGTGcctttacatattattttataagtgaTGGGTATATATTAGATTCATCACTACTTTATAAGTACTTTCTTTCAAAAactataaaacataaaagattaaaactaaaaGTAACTGTCTTATAaaattctcttaaaaaaatattgaagtatttaattaaataagtattgAAATTATGATTTGTCACttgattttcaattaaaatcaataaatatataattttttaattaaaataattattttgttaactgTGATGTGATttggttaaatttttattttgaaaatatatctaattcgtatatgaaaattttatcgGATTGAGGTTTGAGAATAGAAAAAAtctaattcaaataaatttatttttttaattaggtataaattggtttttcaatttttatataatatttcattagtatatatatatatatatatataaaatcttttTCAGACATAATCCCACCTTGTTGAAGGGATGAATAGTAGTATTATTCAATATGGTCTATAAGTTGTGTATATGTAACAAGCTAAGACAATAGTTCACTTCCTACTTTCTAGAGTTACTACAAGATTATATTAGACAAATCTGGTTATATGTATAACAAGAATTATATACAATCATGcaataaaatgtaatatagtcttttaacaacatttaagattttcaaaatacatcaaaagtactaaaattctttaaaatatgagACAAGACTATTAAATTACACCacaatatataattatgtatataaCTCCAAAACCAAAAGATATGCAAAATACTGCCCTACCTATCGGTTAGCATTATCATCGCATGCATTCTCATTTGCTTACGACATTCCAAAAGAGACACAACagccaaaaaaagaaaaaaaaaagagtaagcTAATGATAACTTAGCATTTCATatataaggtttaattactcgaatAGTACACATTTTGATAGAggtgtgtcaatctggtacccgcttttaaaagtgtcaattgcatcccaacttttgaaaaagtgattcaattaggtcccttttaAACAGAGTTGAATAATGCTGTTAACAACGTGTCACATGTCAgtctgtgatttttttaattttttgaaaagaaaaaaattgccATGTGTCAGGTCCCTtatgtgacacgtgacattgtcagtgccacgtggtattgcaatgccacatgtcaatatcactatcagatgtcattgtgttaaTTTCGATTTAGTtcccatatatgttttttttgtttcaatttagtacatatttatgtatatatgatttaattttgtccctttttttaataattaaaatatttttgtaatccattttttataagattaaaactaattaagtgtaaatatttttacaaaattaagtactaatatttatatgatttaatttc encodes:
- the LOC114174554 gene encoding loricrin-like codes for the protein MDSSYNSSSKGQDQQQRQQHSPMDLLSSAKNATQSAFSNAASNIANAVGDKVDDFLHHNDSTTTKNNTTTTHSSSKLDSDNRTSSGYGKSGKSESEYGGSGRSSSHDYKSGSAYDDADRSSGDRSGVGYGGDGRSGGGYGGDGISSGGGHSGSGYGGDGISHKGGHTSGGYGGDGISSGGGRSDNRYDGDGIFSGGNRTSGGNRTSGGYGGDGISSAGGHLNSDDGISSGGGRSTSGYGGDGISSGGGHSSTSYGGDGISSGGSHFGSGYSGDGISTGRNHISGGYGGDGISSGGGRSSSGYGGNGLSSGGGHSSSGYGGDGISSGGGRSSSGYGGDGLSSGGGRSSSGYGGDGLSSGGNITSGGYGGDGISSAGGRLSSDDGISSGGGRSSSGYGGDGISSGGGHLSSGDGISSSGGGRSSSGYGGDSRSSGGYNGDGISSGKGHASGGYGGDGISSDGGHSGSGYGDKGRSASGYGGSGGGYGGDDDNRSGGRSRNESYGSGGYENDSRSRSGYTYTN